The Tolypothrix sp. PCC 7712 region CTTGGGAGCAAGGGTTTGGAGAAAATCGGGTTGATCCAAGTTACTCAACCGTTGCGGCACATTGCGGGCAGCACCGTGTAAAATCGCGGAGATGGAACCGAATGCTGCTTCTGCTGTTTGAATGGCTGATCGAACTGCAACTGCATCAGTAATATCGGTGGCAATGTAGCGAAATTCAATGCCCGCCGCCGTCATACGGTCGAGATTGGTCAAAAGTTCAGGATCTTGATCTGGCTGCGATCGCCCCAACAACACCAAACGCACTCCCGTATCTTTGGCTAAGGAAAAGGCACATTCGGCGGTAATTCCTTTACCACCACCCGTAACTAGCAACACATCATCTGATTTCAGGGGAAGTTCAGTAGATGTTTCTAACTGGGGTAAAACTTTGAGCATTAGCTCGTGTCTTCTTCCCAAATCATCATAATGCGCCTCAGAATAAGCGATCGCTGCTTTTGCTTCTGCCAGTACCCATTTTGCCGCCTGGGGATGATTTATCGGCACGTTGACCACACACGTAGTCAGATTCGATGCCTCTAAATGAAGTGTGCGGGCAAAGCCTCCGCCACTGTTGTCATGCTGCACAAGCACAAACTGTGTAGGGGTTTTTGCTAATACAATCCGAGCGCCTGTCAGCAAAAGATGGATGTGAGAAACATCCGGCTGTGGTGGCAAACACACAACCACACCATTACCTTCACATAGATTGAATGCTTCCTGTAAGGAATTTGCCAAAGGATGCTCTGGTGGTGCAATAATTTGCCAGGTTCCAACTGCATTTGGTGAGAAGTGACGATGGGGTAGGGTACGCTCGACTAGCTCAACAGTAAAAGGGCGTATCCAAGCATCAATCCCGGATGGCGGGTATTTGTCGTTATCAGTCGATACCGATTTTCCGGTTTGAGCCAGTTCTGCCAATGCTTGGACAATTTCACTTACTGTTGCATCTGCGTAGTTTGTGAGGGCAACGGGTGGTGACAAGCCAAGACACCGCGCGGCTTGAGCGACTAGCTGCCCCACTGTAATCGAATTCAAATGTAGGTCACTCAAGAGGCGACTATCGTTGTTCACGGCACATAGAGGCAGTTCAGCGCGTTCAGCTACAAGTTGGCGGACTAGATCGCAGGCAGAAAGTTCTGAGTTGGTGGAGATGCGATCTGTAGCTTCTATTGGTTCAGGATGACTTGCCTCGTTTTCCGTGCTTATATGCTCTGTTACGGATTCAGGTAGCGGTGCTAACTCACAGGGATTGGCAAAAAACTTCGGTTGCCAATCCAGAGAAAGCGATCGCGTAAATCGATCCGCAAATAGCGCTTTGTGGTGAATTGGTGTTCCTAGAACAAAGGCAGCTGCAACGGCTTGCAATAAGCCTTTGAGTGAATTACTACTGACATCGAGGGGTATAACTAGAGTGTCAACCAATTCACTCACCAGTCCACTCAAGACTCGACCCGGTCCAACTTCGAGCCAGAGATCGACATCTGCCACAGCGTTGCTAACTGCCTCCATAAACCGGACAGGAGAAGTGACCTGGCGGTAGAGGAGTTCTCGCAGATCTGCATCATATGCAAGCGGCGAACCCGTTACCGTTGAAACTACCAACCGTTGTAACGAGTGAATTTCCTCATCTACTAAATGATTTGCTAAAGGTTGGGCAGCTGCCGCTACTAGGGGAGAGTGGAATGCATGGGAAACGGGCAGTTGAACTACTTTCAGTCCCAAGGCTTGAGCTTTAGCGACAATCGCTGCTACTGCCGTCGCTTCTCCAGAAATAACTGTCTGACGCGGCGAGTTAAACCCTGCGATCGCGGTCGGATGGGTGATGGTATTGGTTGCATAAGCTTTACTATGCCAATTAGCTGGGCCAGTATCCAGGATTAACTCCTCAACTAGAGGTGGTGCTGCCTGGATACTTGCCATTGCGCCCGTTGAACTACCTAAAGTTGCCATCGCCCGTCCGCGTACTGTGGCAATCCGCAGTAGCGTTGCTTGATCAAACGCGCCAGCCCAGTGCAGCGCCGTTAGTTCGCCCAGGCTGTGTCCGATCGCCATGTTCGCCTTCACTCCCAGCGTCTCTAGGATGGGCAGCGCAGCCATTGAAGCAGTAACGATCGCAGGTTGTGCGACAAGTGTAGAAAGGTTACAGCTGTCTTGCGGCAAATTTGCTTGTTCGTAGAGCGATCGCACCGATGCAAACCGACGCTCCCAAGCTCCCCCATTCAGGTAGATCGGTGAGCCTTGTCCGGGGAAGAGAAAGCCGATACTGGGTTTGTGCGTTCCTATACCTAAAAATATCCCGGCATCAGCATCTAACCGAGTGGTTACACCGTTGTCTAGCCAGGAATGCAAGGTTTTTAAACTAGCTTCTAGCTGCAAAGCATTTATAGCTAAAATTGCCGCACGATAGCGTGAATTACCTAAGTTATGGGCGAGTTGCGCGGCCAGATCCGTGAGTTCGGAGCGAGAAAGTTTGGCAGCAAAGCTGAGTAAGCGTTCTACTTGCTGCTGCAACTGGGTAGTATCCTCTGCACCAAGTAACAACAACTCTGCATCTTGGGCAGATGATAACAAAACGCGCTCTTGAGGGCTGAGGTTTTGTCGGCGATCGCTTGCCACACCTTCCAAAACAATATGGGTGTTAATTCCGCCAAAGCCCATTGCACTCACACCCGCCCGAAGTGGGGCATCCAATGACCACAGTTCGCCAGTTGTTAACCGTCGTAAAGCAGGATGCTCGCCTGTGAGTTCCGGATGGGGCTGCTCACAACCTGTGGTAGGTGGCAACACCTGGTTATGAATTGCCAAGGTAGCTTTGATCAGTCCGGCAATCCCTGCTGCTGCCTTGGTATGACCGATATTGGCCTTGATCGAGCCGATCGCCGCAGGTGGAGTATGCTCACCAACTTCCCGACGGGCACGGGAGAGGACTTGCAGTTCGGTGGCATCTCCCACTGTCGTTCCTGTACCATGTCCCTCAAAATAAGCAACTGTGTCAATCCCAAACCCAGCACGGGTATAAGCGCGCTGTACTGCTAAAAGCTGACCCTCGACTTCGGGGCGAGTCATTCCCCCGTTGCCATCCGATGAAATACCCCAACCACGAATCAGCGAGTAGATGCGGCGATGTTGGTCCACTGCGTCTTGATCGCGCATGAGTACGGCAAAACCACAGCCTTCGCCAGGAATGAAACCAGCAGAACGGGCATCGTAGACGCGCATTTCCTCCGTTGCCAGAGCGCCCGCTTTCGCAAACCCGATGATCTCAAATGGGTCGATACTCACATCCACTCCACCTACCAGCGCCACGTCTAAATCGCCATTTACCAGGGCTGAGCAGGCAGTAGCAACGGCGAGCAGTGAAGCACTACAAGCTCCATCCACCGTATAGCCGCCGCCTTTGAGGTCGTAGTAATTGCAGATCCGCCCGGCAATGGTGTTCGATAGATTACCTGCCAGGGTTTCTTCACCCACTGGCGGGAAGGGGGCTTTGTACTGCGTTTCCAGGGCTTGCAAAAATTCCTGGCGCTGCTGATGTGGCCAGTTCTGATTAACCAAGGCAGCTTCCACCACACGATGTACATAGGGCCAGCGCAGACGCAACAAATTGGTGCGGGAAAATTCACCTGTGAGCGTGTTTCCCAGTACTACTCCGGTGGTTTGACGCGGTAAACCTTGACCTTGGGGAAATCCAGCATCAGCGAGTGCTTGAGTTGCTACATCCAATGCTAGCCAGTGGACTAAATCAGCACAACGGTAGGTGCTGCCTGCCACCCGAAAACCCACCCGATCAAATTCATAGCCTTCTATCAGGGCGGCTTGGGTAGCGTAGGTAGCATCTGGCGTGTTGTGATCGCTAGAGAAATAATCTTCCAAGCGTAAGCGATCGGAGGGTATGCGTCGGAAGGCGCGACGCCCAGCCAAGACATTTTCCCATAGCTCTGCCGGAGAACGAGCATCGGGGTACTG contains the following coding sequences:
- a CDS encoding type I polyketide synthase — protein: MKPAITIVGMACQYPDARSPAELWENVLAGRRAFRRIPSDRLRLEDYFSSDHNTPDATYATQAALIEGYEFDRVGFRVAGSTYRCADLVHWLALDVATQALADAGFPQGQGLPRQTTGVVLGNTLTGEFSRTNLLRLRWPYVHRVVEAALVNQNWPHQQRQEFLQALETQYKAPFPPVGEETLAGNLSNTIAGRICNYYDLKGGGYTVDGACSASLLAVATACSALVNGDLDVALVGGVDVSIDPFEIIGFAKAGALATEEMRVYDARSAGFIPGEGCGFAVLMRDQDAVDQHRRIYSLIRGWGISSDGNGGMTRPEVEGQLLAVQRAYTRAGFGIDTVAYFEGHGTGTTVGDATELQVLSRARREVGEHTPPAAIGSIKANIGHTKAAAGIAGLIKATLAIHNQVLPPTTGCEQPHPELTGEHPALRRLTTGELWSLDAPLRAGVSAMGFGGINTHIVLEGVASDRRQNLSPQERVLLSSAQDAELLLLGAEDTTQLQQQVERLLSFAAKLSRSELTDLAAQLAHNLGNSRYRAAILAINALQLEASLKTLHSWLDNGVTTRLDADAGIFLGIGTHKPSIGFLFPGQGSPIYLNGGAWERRFASVRSLYEQANLPQDSCNLSTLVAQPAIVTASMAALPILETLGVKANMAIGHSLGELTALHWAGAFDQATLLRIATVRGRAMATLGSSTGAMASIQAAPPLVEELILDTGPANWHSKAYATNTITHPTAIAGFNSPRQTVISGEATAVAAIVAKAQALGLKVVQLPVSHAFHSPLVAAAAQPLANHLVDEEIHSLQRLVVSTVTGSPLAYDADLRELLYRQVTSPVRFMEAVSNAVADVDLWLEVGPGRVLSGLVSELVDTLVIPLDVSSNSLKGLLQAVAAAFVLGTPIHHKALFADRFTRSLSLDWQPKFFANPCELAPLPESVTEHISTENEASHPEPIEATDRISTNSELSACDLVRQLVAERAELPLCAVNNDSRLLSDLHLNSITVGQLVAQAARCLGLSPPVALTNYADATVSEIVQALAELAQTGKSVSTDNDKYPPSGIDAWIRPFTVELVERTLPHRHFSPNAVGTWQIIAPPEHPLANSLQEAFNLCEGNGVVVCLPPQPDVSHIHLLLTGARIVLAKTPTQFVLVQHDNSGGGFARTLHLEASNLTTCVVNVPINHPQAAKWVLAEAKAAIAYSEAHYDDLGRRHELMLKVLPQLETSTELPLKSDDVLLVTGGGKGITAECAFSLAKDTGVRLVLLGRSQPDQDPELLTNLDRMTAAGIEFRYIATDITDAVAVRSAIQTAEAAFGSISAILHGAARNVPQRLSNLDQPDFLQTLAPKVQGLENVLAAVNPDHLRLLIAFGSIIARTGLPGEADYALANEWLVRLVERWQADHPDCGCLTIEWSIWSEVGMGSRLGSINTLLRQGITPISTDRGIAMLYHLLTQPFSSNSTIVTGRCGGLPTLQLEQPDLPLRRFLEQPQIYYPGVELVADATLSTATDLYLNDHQFQGERVFPAVLGLEAMAQVAMALARTEQPPMFEQVKFDRPVVVSESTPLKIRIVALMYKPGHIEVALRSEQTAFGVDHFRATCWMGKQESEIGQLSTHAPKWASVADFVTLNPNRDLYGRLLFHQGRFQRLSRYRQLRAKECLAEIAPDQGSHWFSSYLPAHLVLGDPAARDAAVHALQACIPQATLLPIAVERLELSSLPSTEPQFVYAKERSHDGDTFIYDLEIFDRSGQILERWQGLQIKVIHSTELENPWVESLLGPYLERRIQQLVPLADITVIVDCDPAVERRVRSDRAIQQAIGSKLPIWRRSDGKPEVLGGQQVSVSHTEALTIAVAGQGAIGCDVEPVVPRPVSVWQDLLGTERFKLAQIIHQEWGEDQNTGATRIWTAIECLKKAGAISTAPLILVNSRLGNDQVLLESGNLQIFTFGISVQTSAHKLVFAVLLNKQ